A DNA window from Prevotella intermedia ATCC 25611 = DSM 20706 contains the following coding sequences:
- the fabG gene encoding 3-oxoacyl-[acyl-carrier-protein] reductase codes for MGLLTGKTALITGAARGIGKAIAIKFASEGANIAFTDLVIDENGKATEAEISALGVKCKGYASNAADFAQSEEVVKQVKEEFGSIDVLVNNAGITKDGLMLRMTEAQWDAVIAVNLKSAFNFIHACIPVMLRQRGGSIINMASVVGVHGNAGQANYAASKAGMIALAKSVAQEMGPKGLRANAIAPGFIETAMTQQLSDDIRKEWASKIPLRRGGTTEDVANTALYLASDLSSYVSGQVIQVDGGMNM; via the coding sequence ATGGGATTATTAACAGGTAAGACAGCCCTCATCACAGGTGCTGCACGTGGAATAGGTAAGGCAATCGCCATTAAGTTCGCAAGCGAAGGTGCAAACATCGCATTCACCGACCTCGTTATCGACGAGAACGGAAAGGCTACCGAAGCTGAAATTTCAGCACTCGGCGTAAAGTGTAAAGGCTATGCAAGCAACGCAGCCGACTTTGCTCAGTCTGAAGAAGTGGTGAAGCAAGTGAAGGAAGAGTTCGGCAGTATCGACGTACTTGTAAACAACGCAGGTATCACAAAGGACGGTTTGATGCTCCGTATGACCGAAGCACAGTGGGACGCAGTTATCGCTGTGAACCTAAAGAGTGCGTTCAACTTCATTCACGCTTGTATTCCAGTTATGTTGCGCCAACGTGGAGGCAGCATTATCAACATGGCAAGCGTGGTAGGTGTGCACGGCAATGCTGGTCAAGCTAACTATGCAGCATCTAAGGCGGGTATGATTGCCCTTGCAAAGAGTGTTGCACAGGAAATGGGACCAAAGGGTTTGCGTGCCAACGCTATTGCTCCGGGCTTCATTGAAACCGCTATGACACAGCAACTCTCTGACGACATTCGAAAAGAATGGGCTTCTAAGATTCCATTGCGCCGTGGTGGAACTACCGAAGACGTTGCAAACACAGCCCTCTACCTTGCTTCTGACCTTTCAAGCTACGTGTCTGGACAGGTCATTCAGGTTGATGGCGGTATGAATATGTAA